The following is a genomic window from Niabella soli DSM 19437.
AAGGATCCCGCCAGCCCTGTTGCCGTTTGGGGCAGCATTATTCCTTTTTCTTCCCCGCTGGTGATGATGGCGCGCATCCCCTATGGTATGCCCGGAACAGTGCCTTATTGGCAACTGGCGCTCAGCATGGCCCTTTTGGTGGCCTCCTTTCTTTTCCTGTCCTGGTTTGCAGGCAAGATCTACCGTACCGGAATTTTAATGTACGGCAAAAAACCAACCTGGAAGGAAATGATCCGGTGGGCTTTTAGGAAGTAAGTTTACAAGCTGAAAAGGTAACAAGGGGTGATTGAAAGAAGCTCCCTTTCAACTGGCAAACCTGTCAACCATTCAACTTATCCCCTGCTTTTTCTGACAGCTCGCCGTTGCCCAATATCCTTTTACCGACTTCCTGTTTATTTTTGGCTGCTTTAATGATTAGATTTGTTCTATGAAAGTGAAAGCATTCTTTAAAAACTACAACGAGGCGCTCCTCTGGACGGGGGCGCTGGTTGCGCTGTTTTTTATGAATGTTGACCATAACGCGGTATCGCTATGTCCTTTGAAAGCGCTGGGTGTACACTGGTGCCCCGGCTGCGGCATCGGTCATTCGATCCATTACACCCTGCACTTGAATTTTGCAGCCGCCTGGAAGGCGCATATCCTGGGGATACCCGCCACCATCGTGCTGATATACCAGATAATAAAATCTTTACATTTTACCAATAAAAACTATAACAATGGATCAGCAACACGTATTGCGTATTATACCGGATATTGAATATGACGAACTGGTAACGGTACTGCATATTACAAAAGACATGAATGAACAACAGCAGCAACAATTCCTGATTACTTACCAGCGCAAAAGAAAAAGCCGCAATGAAATGCTGCTTTTGACCCTGATCGGATTTGTGGGCGTTGCCGGCATCCAGCGACTGGTGATCGGCGATATCGCCCTGGGCATCGTTTATTTACTCACCGGCGGCCTTTGCCTGGTAGGAACCATTATTGATCTTATAAAGGTTAATTCGCTTACACAGGAGTACAACCAGAAGCAGGCTTTGGAAACTGCCGGGCTGATCGCTGCTATTTACAATATGCCCAACCAGCGCTCTTAGTGCTTATCTCCATTCAAATGCAGCACCGGTAAAGAAATTTCTTTTTGGCGCTGCGTTATAATACCGGCCCGCCGCGGCATTAATATCATTACCCAGACTATAGGTTTCATTTAGCAGGTTATCCGCACCGGCATAAAGGGTAACATTTATTTTATTCCATTTTTTCCGGTACCCGATCTTTGCGCCCAACAGGTGATAGGCATTTGCCTGCGCTGCGTTGGCATCAGTCAAAAAAACCGGTGAGGCGCCATAATAGTTCGCGTCAATATAAAGCCCCATTCGCGCAGCCACGGCTACCCGAGCATTTAGTGTGCTGGCCGGCACGCCGGGTATACGGTTGCCCGAATAAGTGATCGTATCTTTTATAAAATTGCCATACCTGAAATGATTATAGGTGTAGTTGACGCTTGCATTCAGATAGTCAAAAAAACTATTAAAACGAAAGGCCCGGAAATAATTGCCGTAACCCTCAACACCGCGCTCCTTAACCGCACCTGCATTCGTAAAATAATCAGCTCCCGAAGCATCACGCCGTTGGGTGATTGCGTCCGTAAGATCAAAATAAAAACCCGTCAGTTCAAAATGCAGGCTCGAGCTATTAAAATTAAAATGCTTTCTTCCCGTCAACTCATAATTCCAGCCGTGCTCCGCTTTCAGGTCCTTGTTAAGGATCGTTGTAGAAGGAAGAATTTCCGCAACAGCGGGCGGTGAAAACCCCCTGGATACCGTAGCTAATACATCGGTAGACCCAAGCTTACGCAGCACCGTGAAGCGCGGCGCCAGTTCATTATTATAATGAAATACCTGTTCCGTAACGGGGTAGGCATTCATTCGCGTAAAGGCCAGTTTGCTCTTATTATAACTCACACCAGCAGTATACACCCAATGATCCCGCAGGGAAACCGATGCCTGAGTAAATATACTATAGGTCCCGATATTGACGTCATCATCCGTTTGCAGGGTGTCCGGCCGGCCCTGGTTATTGCCAGAAACGCGGATCGTGGAATAGCCTTGTTGCGCCTCAATACCCGTATTCCACTGCAACGTATTATTACCGCTCCATTTTTTATTATATACAAAAACGCTACGGCCCCCGAATTGCGGTTCATTACGGTTCTCGTAATTTCTTATCGCGCTGTTCTTAACCTGCGCAAAAGAAGAGTAGAGCGTTGTAGCGTTGCTCCAGGCTTCGCCAAAATGCTGTGTGTGTGTAATACCGGCAGTAATTGTCTTTTGCCAGATGGCAGCATTAACCGCTGCGGCAGAAGGAAAGGCTCCCGCTGCCGGGCGCGCCGCCGCCGGGTTCGCATTGAATTCCTTCAGCGTAAGTGCCCCCGGAGTTTGGTAGTAAAGATCAGAGAAAAGAAGCAGCGCGGAAAGCTCCTGATCCTTCCATTTAATATTGGTATGCCAGCTCAGGTTGTTACGTTGCATAGCCGATTGCGCCCGGTAACCATCTGACTGGTTATGCGCATAAGTGATCGTATTAGTAAGATTCTCTTTTTGCCAGGTAGCCTCTGCAAAAATACTTTGGGTATGATAAGAACCCGCAGCATATTCTACATTAATACCGCTCTTGCTGTTGCGGGGCGGTTCCAGCAAAATCAATCCTCCCGTTCCGGCCCCGTACATACTTGAAGCAGGTCCTTTAAAAACAGTGATCGATTTAAAATTATTATAGGCCAGTTGGTTAAAATAAGTATTGCCCCCCGGGTCGGTAAGCGGGATGTCGCCCCAATACACTTTCACATTGCGTACTCCAAAAGGAGCGCGGAGGGAACTGCCCCTTATATTAATACGATAACTGCCGGGCGAACGCTCCTCCATCCGCACCCCGGAAATGGTATTTAAAGCCGTTACCAGCGAGAGTTTATTGGCCGGAACATCCGAAGCCAGGTTGCGAACAATAGCGGTGGCTCTGTTCTCGTTCTGGCCAAAAGCATGAACCGTTATGGCTTCAATTGTTTTTACAGAATCAGTATCCTGCCCGTAAATAAATCCGGAATAAAGAATACAAAACAAAAAAATGAAATAGCGCATGCCATAAAAATGCAACTTTTTCCTGTAGCTACAGCATAAAATATGGTTCTTGCTTTAATTTTGCGATACAGCAGCTAAATTTAAACAACCCATGAAAAGAGCTTTGCTTTTTTTTGCAGTATTCGCTTTTATTATTCATAGTTGTAAAAACAATGATACAAAAAAAGGCGAACCTACTGCCGCCGAAGCAGATTCAGTCAATTATTACGCGCAATACACAGGTACCATCGGCAATATACCCGTAACCCTGAACCTGGTAAAGTTCGGGGAAGGCTACTCCATCAACTATGTAGCTGCGGACAAGGGAAGTATTGTGGAACTCCGTTACCAAAAGGATTCGTTGTTAAAAAACGACAGTCTTTTTTTTACGGCGCCCGGCGATTTAAGAAGGGGCCTGTACGGACCGGAAAACGAAATCCACTTCCATTTGTTATTAAACGCTGCAACCATTACGGGCAGCCGGATCAGCGGCGACAAGAAAACCAACCTTCCGGTTTTACTGAAACGCGACAACCATTCTATCGATTTTGGTCCCCTGGTCTATATTGATTCCCTAAGATCCGATGGCTTTAAAAAAGATACTCCGACAGCGCATGTTTCGCTGGTGGTATTGCACCCCTCCGGCGCAGCATCCGGCGGAAACTGGTTTAACAGCGTTATAAAAAAAGAGGTATTGGAGGAATTGGTGACCGATTCCGCTACTACATTGCAAAACAGTATTGTTCATTACGGAAAGAATTTCCTCCAGGATTTTA
Proteins encoded in this region:
- a CDS encoding TM2 domain-containing protein; translated protein: MDQQHVLRIIPDIEYDELVTVLHITKDMNEQQQQQFLITYQRKRKSRNEMLLLTLIGFVGVAGIQRLVIGDIALGIVYLLTGGLCLVGTIIDLIKVNSLTQEYNQKQALETAGLIAAIYNMPNQRS
- a CDS encoding TonB-dependent receptor, which codes for MRYFIFLFCILYSGFIYGQDTDSVKTIEAITVHAFGQNENRATAIVRNLASDVPANKLSLVTALNTISGVRMEERSPGSYRINIRGSSLRAPFGVRNVKVYWGDIPLTDPGGNTYFNQLAYNNFKSITVFKGPASSMYGAGTGGLILLEPPRNSKSGINVEYAAGSYHTQSIFAEATWQKENLTNTITYAHNQSDGYRAQSAMQRNNLSWHTNIKWKDQELSALLLFSDLYYQTPGALTLKEFNANPAAARPAAGAFPSAAAVNAAIWQKTITAGITHTQHFGEAWSNATTLYSSFAQVKNSAIRNYENRNEPQFGGRSVFVYNKKWSGNNTLQWNTGIEAQQGYSTIRVSGNNQGRPDTLQTDDDVNIGTYSIFTQASVSLRDHWVYTAGVSYNKSKLAFTRMNAYPVTEQVFHYNNELAPRFTVLRKLGSTDVLATVSRGFSPPAVAEILPSTTILNKDLKAEHGWNYELTGRKHFNFNSSSLHFELTGFYFDLTDAITQRRDASGADYFTNAGAVKERGVEGYGNYFRAFRFNSFFDYLNASVNYTYNHFRYGNFIKDTITYSGNRIPGVPASTLNARVAVAARMGLYIDANYYGASPVFLTDANAAQANAYHLLGAKIGYRKKWNKINVTLYAGADNLLNETYSLGNDINAAAGRYYNAAPKRNFFTGAAFEWR
- a CDS encoding DUF3298 and DUF4163 domain-containing protein encodes the protein MKRALLFFAVFAFIIHSCKNNDTKKGEPTAAEADSVNYYAQYTGTIGNIPVTLNLVKFGEGYSINYVAADKGSIVELRYQKDSLLKNDSLFFTAPGDLRRGLYGPENEIHFHLLLNAATITGSRISGDKKTNLPVLLKRDNHSIDFGPLVYIDSLRSDGFKKDTPTAHVSLVVLHPSGAASGGNWFNSVIKKEVLEELVTDSATTLQNSIVHYGKNFLQDFNDDIDTLKASNSGNDPVPYSLMHYNQQVHSNLVHNNNGYAVMSVSKYMYTGGAHGMFTQRFLCFDIPQKKALRLSDVLVMDSTQLESILEKQLREQYNIPADKPLTELLFDNRIALTQNFYFTSKGIGFLYQPYEIAAYAVGPINIWLPYTGLKPYLTPGFIQRMGI
- a CDS encoding DUF2752 domain-containing protein encodes the protein MKVKAFFKNYNEALLWTGALVALFFMNVDHNAVSLCPLKALGVHWCPGCGIGHSIHYTLHLNFAAAWKAHILGIPATIVLIYQIIKSLHFTNKNYNNGSATRIAYYTGY